In bacterium, the following proteins share a genomic window:
- a CDS encoding ABC transporter permease, whose protein sequence is MRLKSFLIETGQIAILLGEMVVQMFRPPFKPDRIIAQMVEIGVNTLPIATIMAIFTGMVLAVQTYHQFKKVGLEIYIGSVVGASMCMELGPVLTAIIVAGRIGSSTAAELGTMKVTEQIDALRTMAVDPVKYLAVPRLWAALIMLPLLTIFTDFIGMFGGYVMGVYRYGVKSALYIDRTTWFLVPWDMLSGLIKSVFFGVIIIVIGCHKGFMARGGAEGVGKATTSAVVTASILILIFDYFLTVLLFINRG, encoded by the coding sequence ATGCGATTAAAATCCTTTTTGATAGAGACGGGTCAAATAGCTATTCTATTGGGGGAGATGGTGGTTCAGATGTTCAGACCGCCTTTCAAACCGGATCGGATAATAGCCCAAATGGTCGAGATTGGAGTCAATACACTCCCCATCGCTACTATTATGGCCATTTTTACCGGTATGGTTCTGGCTGTTCAGACCTATCATCAATTCAAGAAAGTGGGTCTGGAGATATACATTGGCAGTGTGGTGGGGGCCTCGATGTGTATGGAGTTAGGGCCTGTTCTGACCGCTATCATTGTGGCCGGCAGAATCGGTTCCTCCACGGCGGCTGAATTGGGCACGATGAAAGTAACCGAACAGATAGACGCCCTGCGAACTATGGCCGTTGACCCGGTTAAATATCTGGCTGTGCCCAGGCTTTGGGCCGCCTTGATTATGCTGCCTCTCTTGACCATCTTTACTGACTTTATTGGTATGTTTGGGGGATACGTGATGGGGGTTTACCGATATGGGGTTAAGTCCGCCCTTTACATAGACCGAACCACCTGGTTTCTTGTCCCCTGGGATATGCTTAGCGGTCTGATTAAGTCTGTTTTTTTTGGGGTAATTATCATTGTTATTGGCTGCCATAAGGGGTTTATGGCCCGAGGTGGAGCAGAGGGGGTAGGCAAGGCCACTACCTCGGCGGTGGTGACTGCTTCTATTCTCATTCTTATCTTTGATTATTTTCTGACCGTGCTCCTGTTTATTAATAGAGGATAG
- a CDS encoding P-II family nitrogen regulator, with protein sequence MKKIEAIIRQEKLQEVKDALSREGIVGLTITEVKGRGEQGGITLEWRVGEYKIDLLPKIKLEIIIEDERVNKVVETICQSARTGELGDGKIFIFPIENVIKIRTGETLMSTRSGHKGE encoded by the coding sequence ATGAAAAAGATAGAGGCAATAATCAGGCAGGAAAAATTACAAGAGGTAAAAGACGCCTTGTCTCGTGAGGGTATTGTTGGTTTGACAATTACAGAGGTTAAAGGAAGGGGAGAACAAGGTGGAATAACCCTTGAATGGAGGGTTGGAGAATATAAGATTGATCTGCTACCAAAGATTAAATTGGAGATAATCATAGAGGATGAAAGGGTTAATAAGGTGGTTGAGACAATATGTCAGTCAGCCAGGACAGGTGAGTTAGGGGATGGGAAGATATTTATCTTCCCTATTGAGAATGTAATAAAGATTAGAACAGGGGAAACGCTTATGTCCACAAGAAGTGGACACAAAGGAGAATAA